A DNA window from Polynucleobacter sp. AP-Titi-500A-B4 contains the following coding sequences:
- a CDS encoding superoxide dismutase family protein — MIKKISLAMGAIAVIGLTACQSMEHGTGQKASATLDSRSGSNAKGTVNFVWQGHDVLVTGNFSGLKPNAEQGFHVHEKGDCSAPDATSAGGHFNPDTKAHGMPGSGSNHAGDMPNIKSDANGNAVYSAKLSGFAVNTGPNGILGRSVVVHRDPDDYKSQPAGNSGPRIACGLIK; from the coding sequence GTGATTAAAAAAATATCATTGGCAATGGGAGCGATTGCTGTTATTGGATTGACGGCTTGTCAGTCAATGGAACATGGAACGGGACAAAAAGCATCCGCAACTTTAGATTCACGCTCAGGATCGAATGCAAAAGGTACAGTTAATTTTGTATGGCAAGGACATGATGTTTTGGTGACCGGAAACTTTTCTGGCTTGAAGCCAAATGCCGAACAAGGCTTTCATGTTCATGAAAAAGGAGATTGTTCTGCTCCTGATGCAACCAGTGCAGGCGGGCACTTTAATCCAGATACAAAAGCACACGGGATGCCAGGCAGTGGCTCAAACCATGCTGGAGATATGCCCAACATCAAATCAGATGCAAATGGCAATGCAGTGTACTCAGCCAAGTTAAGTGGCTTTGCTGTAAACACTGGGCCTAATGGCATCTTGGGTCGATCAGTAGTGGTCCATCGCGATCCGGATGATTACAAATCACAGCCAGCAGGTAACTCTGGACCCAGAATTGCATGCGGTTTAATTAAGTAG
- a CDS encoding haloacid dehalogenase type II — translation MYKLIAFDAYGTLFDVYSMGELAEKLFPGHGQALSLMWRDRQIEYTRLVTMSDPSPGGSKHYLPFWELTIRSLRYVCKRMGLELNAASEKQLMDQYAKLTGFGDSLAVLQEIKKRGISTAILSNGSREMLSTVVDSNGLKPYLDKVVTIEDVRLFKTAPQAYELLLKAFSVKREEVLFVSSNAWDALAAKWYGYDVFWVNRLGHPFEEIGEKPNFEGNSLSKVLEVI, via the coding sequence ATGTATAAGTTAATCGCATTTGATGCCTACGGGACATTATTTGATGTCTACTCCATGGGTGAGTTGGCAGAAAAATTATTTCCTGGACATGGCCAAGCCTTGTCTTTGATGTGGCGCGATCGTCAAATTGAATACACCCGCCTTGTCACCATGAGCGACCCAAGTCCTGGCGGGAGTAAGCATTACCTGCCTTTTTGGGAATTAACTATTCGCTCTTTACGCTATGTCTGCAAGCGTATGGGATTGGAATTGAATGCGGCAAGCGAAAAGCAGTTGATGGATCAATACGCAAAGCTCACAGGCTTTGGGGATAGTTTGGCTGTGCTTCAAGAAATTAAAAAACGTGGAATCTCGACGGCAATTTTGTCTAACGGCAGTAGAGAGATGCTTTCTACGGTGGTCGATAGCAATGGCCTAAAACCATATCTAGATAAAGTCGTCACGATTGAGGATGTGCGTCTATTTAAGACGGCACCTCAAGCATATGAATTGCTTCTTAAGGCCTTCTCTGTAAAAAGAGAGGAGGTCCTATTTGTCTCTAGTAATGCTTGGGATGCATTGGCGGCTAAGTGGTATGGATATGATGTGTTTTGGGTTAATCGCTTAGGCCATCCCTTTGAGGAGATCGGCGAGAAACCCAATTTTGAAGGTAATTCATTAAGCAAAGTATTGGAAGTTATATAA